Part of the Prevotella communis genome is shown below.
AGTTTCTCCTAGACAAAACTTTGTCAGCGCCGAAGATGGGTTCACCAAAACGGCGTGCAATTTTAGATTTCGGTCCAATATACTTTGCCATATACTATAAAAATGTTTCGTTATTACGTTATATCGTTATTACGTTATATCGTCCTATTATTATACGCGACGACGCTTTGGAGGACGACAGCCGTTGTGTGGCAGTGGAGTTACGTCAACAATCTCGATAACCTCGATGCCAGCACCGTGTACGGCACGGATAGCTGACTCACGGCCATTACCGGGACCTTTAACATAAGCCTTTACCTTGCGCAGACCCAGGTCGAAAGCAACCTTAGCGCAATCCTCTGCAGCCATCTGAGCAGCATAAGGAGTGTTCTTCTTAGAACCACGGAAGCCCATCTTACCAGCTGATGACCAAGAGATGATCTGACCCTCGTCATTAGCCAACGAAACGATAATATTATTGAAAGAGCTGTGAACGTGCAACTGACCGATGGCCGTTACCTTCACGTTTCTTTTCTTTGAAGTGACTGTTTTCTTTGCCATAATTCTTTTAATCTCTAATTTTTAATGTTTAACAGAATTACTTCGTAGCCTTCTTCTTGTTAGCAACAGTCTTCTTCTTACCCTTACGAGTACGAGCATTGTTCTTGGTGCTCTGACCGCGAACAGGAAGACCATTACGATGACGGACTCCACGATAGCAACCAATATCCATCAGTCGCTTGATATTCAACTGGATCTCACTGCGGAGATCACCTTCTACTTTGAATTCAGCGCCGATAATTTCACGGATTTTAGCTGCCTGGTCGTCGTTCCACTCGCTAACCTTCAGGTCGCGGCTGACGCCTGCCTTATCCAATATCTTTGCTGAACTACTTCGACCGATACCATAGATATAGGTCAATGCGATTTCGCCACGCTTGTTCTGGGGCAAATCTACTCCAACAATTCTTATTGCCATTTGTTAATATAAAAGATAATTAATAATGTGTAAAATTCGAATTTCTACTAAAAAGCGCACAAAGGTACGAAGATTTTCGCAAACCTCCGCACTTTGCTATGCTATTTTAGTTTTTTTTAACCCTGACGCATCTTGTACTTAGGGTTCTTCTTGTTGATAACGAACAGGCGACCCTTACGACGTACGATTTTGCAATCGGGGGTGCGCTTCTTCAACGATGCTCTTGTTTTCATATCTCTTAATAAATTTATTTGTATCGAAAAACAATTCTTCCTTTTGTCAAATCGTAGGGACTCATCTCTACCTTGACCTTGTCGCCAGGGAGGATACGGATGTAGTGCATACGCATCTTACCTGAAATATGTGCAATGATCTGCACACCATTCTCTAGTTCTACGCGGAACATTGCATTCGAGAGCGACTCGATAATTGTTCCATCCTGCTCAATAGCGGATTGTTTTGCCATGCTTTGCTATTAGTAAATTAT
Proteins encoded:
- the rpsK gene encoding 30S ribosomal protein S11 — protein: MAKKTVTSKKRNVKVTAIGQLHVHSSFNNIIVSLANDEGQIISWSSAGKMGFRGSKKNTPYAAQMAAEDCAKVAFDLGLRKVKAYVKGPGNGRESAIRAVHGAGIEVIEIVDVTPLPHNGCRPPKRRRV
- the rpsM gene encoding 30S ribosomal protein S13 encodes the protein MAIRIVGVDLPQNKRGEIALTYIYGIGRSSSAKILDKAGVSRDLKVSEWNDDQAAKIREIIGAEFKVEGDLRSEIQLNIKRLMDIGCYRGVRHRNGLPVRGQSTKNNARTRKGKKKTVANKKKATK
- the rpmJ gene encoding 50S ribosomal protein L36, with protein sequence MKTRASLKKRTPDCKIVRRKGRLFVINKKNPKYKMRQG
- the infA gene encoding translation initiation factor IF-1, which encodes MAKQSAIEQDGTIIESLSNAMFRVELENGVQIIAHISGKMRMHYIRILPGDKVKVEMSPYDLTKGRIVFRYK